From Nilaparvata lugens isolate BPH chromosome 7, ASM1435652v1, whole genome shotgun sequence, one genomic window encodes:
- the LOC120352161 gene encoding uncharacterized protein LOC120352161, which translates to MKRFHSLEKRFLKEPELKPQYVEFMQEYEDLGHMHPVPPPAPEVTKEFWQQWSEEYLVTLQKRHKWSSSSPNLQVGTLVLLKDPGTPPTLWKLGRITEVFPGSDDKVRVIQVLTDSGVFKHSIASVAPLPLDDSE; encoded by the exons ATGAAACGTTTCCATTCATTGGAAAAAAGATTTCTTAAAGAACCTGAGCTCAAACCTCAATATGTTGAATTTATGCAGGAATATGAAGATTTAGGTCACATGCACCCTGTACCGCCACCAGCCC CTGAAGTCACAAAGGAATTTTGGCAACAATGGTCTGAAGAATATTTAGTTACTCTTCAGAAAAGACATAAATGGTCTTCTTCATCACCCAATCTTCAAGTTGGCACTCTTGTGCTATTGAAGGATCCTGGGACACCACCAACACTCTGGAAGCTTGGACGTATTACAGAGGTTTTCCCTGGCTCCGATGACAAGGTTAGAGTCATCCAGGTTCTAACTGATTCTGGTGTTTTCAAACATTCTATTGCTAGTGTTGCACCTTTGCCATTAGATGATAGCGAATGA